In Amia ocellicauda isolate fAmiCal2 chromosome 16, fAmiCal2.hap1, whole genome shotgun sequence, the following proteins share a genomic window:
- the c16h21orf58 gene encoding uncharacterized protein C21orf58 homolog isoform X6, with the protein MTDSMVEQMTRLKLRLLEKRLENERDHLDERSETAFSTARSVDGHEDALHNALRRKKDLLQKLREQHMLEELNRPHTWGGTRRRYRQDDGPWQQPMHIYQPPPQPPPPPPPPPPLQPQPPRIIQQMVPQQPATIIQQLPQQHPLITQISPPQASPPVKSGSIKEDMVELMLMQNAQMHQIIMHNMMLKAIPPMAFSPAGGAGSPATAPAPQYQSQPRQDSHLGAPIILKSDRPHGSSVHHHHHYTPPAMQGSSFPGQLPPIGYSSWPQMMSSNPIGQG; encoded by the exons AGACTGGAGAATGAACGTGATCATCTGGATGAAAGATCGGAAACAGCCTTCTCCACAGCAA GGAGCGTTGATGGCCACGAGGACGCACTGCACAATGCTCTGAGGCGAAAGAAGGACCTACTGCAAAAATTGAGG GAACAGCACATGCTTGAGGAGCTGAACCGGCCTCACACCTGGGGAGGGACACGGCGAAGGTACAGACAAGACGACGGTCCTTGGCAGCAGCCCATGCACATCTACCAGCCGCCTCCCCAACCACCGCCaccgcccccgcccccgcccccacTGCAGCCCCAGCCGCCACGCATCATCCAGCAGATG GTGCCTCAGCAGCCTGCAACAATCATCCAACAGCTGCCACAGCAACATCCACTCATCACACAGATCTCGCCCCCACAGGCTTCTCCACCAGTCAAATCTGGAAGCATCAAAGAAG ACATGGTAGAGCTGATGCTGATGCAGAATGCCCAGATGCACCAGATCATCATGCACAATATGATGCTGAAGGCCATTCCTCCCATGGCCTTCTCTCCTGCTGGAGGTGCTGGAAGCCCTGCAACTGCTCCTGCTCCCCAATACCAATCTCAGCCTAGACAG GACAGTCATTTGGGCGCTCCTATCATCCTGAAGTCAGATAGACCCCATGGAAGTTCGGTGCATCACCACCATCACTACACCCCTCCTGCCATGCAAGGTTCTTCTTTTCCTGGACAACTCCCTCCCATTGGCTACTCCTCATGGCCGCAGATGATGTCCTCTAATCCGATTGGACAAG gGTAG
- the c16h21orf58 gene encoding uncharacterized protein C21orf58 homolog isoform X2, with the protein MTDSMVEQMTRLKLRLLEKRLENERDHLDERSETAFSTARSVDGHEDALHNALRRKKDLLQKLREQHMLEELNRPHTWGGTRRRYRQDDGPWQQPMHIYQPPPQPPPPPPPPPPLQPQPPRIIQQMVPQQPATIIQQLPQQHPLITQISPPQASPPVKSGSIKEDMVELMLMQNAQMHQIIMHNMMLKAIPPMAFSPAGGAGSPATAPAPQYQSQPRQDSHLGAPIILKSDRPHGSSVHHHHHYTPPAMQGSSFPGQLPPIGYSSWPQMMSSNPIGQGGGYQPTVHHMTGPTTLPALNANGWLPQQSPTGSLRSFR; encoded by the exons AGACTGGAGAATGAACGTGATCATCTGGATGAAAGATCGGAAACAGCCTTCTCCACAGCAA GGAGCGTTGATGGCCACGAGGACGCACTGCACAATGCTCTGAGGCGAAAGAAGGACCTACTGCAAAAATTGAGG GAACAGCACATGCTTGAGGAGCTGAACCGGCCTCACACCTGGGGAGGGACACGGCGAAGGTACAGACAAGACGACGGTCCTTGGCAGCAGCCCATGCACATCTACCAGCCGCCTCCCCAACCACCGCCaccgcccccgcccccgcccccacTGCAGCCCCAGCCGCCACGCATCATCCAGCAGATG GTGCCTCAGCAGCCTGCAACAATCATCCAACAGCTGCCACAGCAACATCCACTCATCACACAGATCTCGCCCCCACAGGCTTCTCCACCAGTCAAATCTGGAAGCATCAAAGAAG ACATGGTAGAGCTGATGCTGATGCAGAATGCCCAGATGCACCAGATCATCATGCACAATATGATGCTGAAGGCCATTCCTCCCATGGCCTTCTCTCCTGCTGGAGGTGCTGGAAGCCCTGCAACTGCTCCTGCTCCCCAATACCAATCTCAGCCTAGACAG GACAGTCATTTGGGCGCTCCTATCATCCTGAAGTCAGATAGACCCCATGGAAGTTCGGTGCATCACCACCATCACTACACCCCTCCTGCCATGCAAGGTTCTTCTTTTCCTGGACAACTCCCTCCCATTGGCTACTCCTCATGGCCGCAGATGATGTCCTCTAATCCGATTGGACAAGGTGGTGGCTACCAGCCTACAGTGCATCACATGACTGGCCCCACCACACTCCCTGCCCTAAATGC GAATGGATGGCTTCCACAGCAGAGTCCCACTGGGTCTTTGAG GTCATTCAGGTAA
- the c16h21orf58 gene encoding uncharacterized protein C21orf58 homolog isoform X1, which translates to MTDSMVEQMTRLKLRLLEKRLENERDHLDERSETAFSTARSVDGHEDALHNALRRKKDLLQKLREQHMLEELNRPHTWGGTRRRYRQDDGPWQQPMHIYQPPPQPPPPPPPPPPLQPQPPRIIQQMVPQQPATIIQQLPQQHPLITQISPPQASPPVKSGSIKEDMVELMLMQNAQMHQIIMHNMMLKAIPPMAFSPAGGAGSPATAPAPQYQSQPRQDSHLGAPIILKSDRPHGSSVHHHHHYTPPAMQGSSFPGQLPPIGYSSWPQMMSSNPIGQGGGYQPTVHHMTGPTTLPALNANGWLPQQSPTGSLSCGTYTWYCVLSLWDASELADSSFIHQNFRRVK; encoded by the exons AGACTGGAGAATGAACGTGATCATCTGGATGAAAGATCGGAAACAGCCTTCTCCACAGCAA GGAGCGTTGATGGCCACGAGGACGCACTGCACAATGCTCTGAGGCGAAAGAAGGACCTACTGCAAAAATTGAGG GAACAGCACATGCTTGAGGAGCTGAACCGGCCTCACACCTGGGGAGGGACACGGCGAAGGTACAGACAAGACGACGGTCCTTGGCAGCAGCCCATGCACATCTACCAGCCGCCTCCCCAACCACCGCCaccgcccccgcccccgcccccacTGCAGCCCCAGCCGCCACGCATCATCCAGCAGATG GTGCCTCAGCAGCCTGCAACAATCATCCAACAGCTGCCACAGCAACATCCACTCATCACACAGATCTCGCCCCCACAGGCTTCTCCACCAGTCAAATCTGGAAGCATCAAAGAAG ACATGGTAGAGCTGATGCTGATGCAGAATGCCCAGATGCACCAGATCATCATGCACAATATGATGCTGAAGGCCATTCCTCCCATGGCCTTCTCTCCTGCTGGAGGTGCTGGAAGCCCTGCAACTGCTCCTGCTCCCCAATACCAATCTCAGCCTAGACAG GACAGTCATTTGGGCGCTCCTATCATCCTGAAGTCAGATAGACCCCATGGAAGTTCGGTGCATCACCACCATCACTACACCCCTCCTGCCATGCAAGGTTCTTCTTTTCCTGGACAACTCCCTCCCATTGGCTACTCCTCATGGCCGCAGATGATGTCCTCTAATCCGATTGGACAAGGTGGTGGCTACCAGCCTACAGTGCATCACATGACTGGCCCCACCACACTCCCTGCCCTAAATGC GAATGGATGGCTTCCACAGCAGAGTCCCACTGGGTCTTTGAG TTGTGGCACCTATACATGGTACTGTGTCTTATCACTGTGGGATGCGTCTGAATTGGCAGATTCATCTTTCATACATCAGAACTTCAGAAGAGTGAAATGA
- the c16h21orf58 gene encoding uncharacterized protein C21orf58 homolog isoform X3, whose amino-acid sequence MTDSMVEQMTRLKLRLLEKRLENERDHLDERSETAFSTARSVDGHEDALHNALRRKKDLLQKLREQHMLEELNRPHTWGGTRRRYRQDDGPWQQPMHIYQPPPQPPPPPPPPPPLQPQPPRIIQQMVPQQPATIIQQLPQQHPLITQISPPQASPPVKSGSIKEDMVELMLMQNAQMHQIIMHNMMLKAIPPMAFSPAGGAGSPATAPAPQYQSQPRQDSHLGAPIILKSDRPHGSSVHHHHHYTPPAMQGSSFPGQLPPIGYSSWPQMMSSNPIGQGGGYQPTVHHMTGPTTLPALNAVGMDGFHSRVPLGL is encoded by the exons AGACTGGAGAATGAACGTGATCATCTGGATGAAAGATCGGAAACAGCCTTCTCCACAGCAA GGAGCGTTGATGGCCACGAGGACGCACTGCACAATGCTCTGAGGCGAAAGAAGGACCTACTGCAAAAATTGAGG GAACAGCACATGCTTGAGGAGCTGAACCGGCCTCACACCTGGGGAGGGACACGGCGAAGGTACAGACAAGACGACGGTCCTTGGCAGCAGCCCATGCACATCTACCAGCCGCCTCCCCAACCACCGCCaccgcccccgcccccgcccccacTGCAGCCCCAGCCGCCACGCATCATCCAGCAGATG GTGCCTCAGCAGCCTGCAACAATCATCCAACAGCTGCCACAGCAACATCCACTCATCACACAGATCTCGCCCCCACAGGCTTCTCCACCAGTCAAATCTGGAAGCATCAAAGAAG ACATGGTAGAGCTGATGCTGATGCAGAATGCCCAGATGCACCAGATCATCATGCACAATATGATGCTGAAGGCCATTCCTCCCATGGCCTTCTCTCCTGCTGGAGGTGCTGGAAGCCCTGCAACTGCTCCTGCTCCCCAATACCAATCTCAGCCTAGACAG GACAGTCATTTGGGCGCTCCTATCATCCTGAAGTCAGATAGACCCCATGGAAGTTCGGTGCATCACCACCATCACTACACCCCTCCTGCCATGCAAGGTTCTTCTTTTCCTGGACAACTCCCTCCCATTGGCTACTCCTCATGGCCGCAGATGATGTCCTCTAATCCGATTGGACAAGGTGGTGGCTACCAGCCTACAGTGCATCACATGACTGGCCCCACCACACTCCCTGCCCTAAATGC gGTAGGAATGGATGGCTTCCACAGCAGAGTCCCACTGGGTCTTTGA
- the c16h21orf58 gene encoding uncharacterized protein C21orf58 homolog isoform X5: MTDSMVEQMTRLKLRLLEKRLENERDHLDERSETAFSTARSVDGHEDALHNALRRKKDLLQKLREQHMLEELNRPHTWGGTRRRYRQDDGPWQQPMHIYQPPPQPPPPPPPPPPLQPQPPRIIQQMVPQQPATIIQQLPQQHPLITQISPPQASPPVKSGSIKEDMVELMLMQNAQMHQIIMHNMMLKAIPPMAFSPAGGAGSPATAPAPQYQSQPRQDSHLGAPIILKSDRPHGSSVHHHHHYTPPAMQGSSFPGQLPPIGYSSWPQMMSSNPIGQGMDGFHSRVPLGL; encoded by the exons AGACTGGAGAATGAACGTGATCATCTGGATGAAAGATCGGAAACAGCCTTCTCCACAGCAA GGAGCGTTGATGGCCACGAGGACGCACTGCACAATGCTCTGAGGCGAAAGAAGGACCTACTGCAAAAATTGAGG GAACAGCACATGCTTGAGGAGCTGAACCGGCCTCACACCTGGGGAGGGACACGGCGAAGGTACAGACAAGACGACGGTCCTTGGCAGCAGCCCATGCACATCTACCAGCCGCCTCCCCAACCACCGCCaccgcccccgcccccgcccccacTGCAGCCCCAGCCGCCACGCATCATCCAGCAGATG GTGCCTCAGCAGCCTGCAACAATCATCCAACAGCTGCCACAGCAACATCCACTCATCACACAGATCTCGCCCCCACAGGCTTCTCCACCAGTCAAATCTGGAAGCATCAAAGAAG ACATGGTAGAGCTGATGCTGATGCAGAATGCCCAGATGCACCAGATCATCATGCACAATATGATGCTGAAGGCCATTCCTCCCATGGCCTTCTCTCCTGCTGGAGGTGCTGGAAGCCCTGCAACTGCTCCTGCTCCCCAATACCAATCTCAGCCTAGACAG GACAGTCATTTGGGCGCTCCTATCATCCTGAAGTCAGATAGACCCCATGGAAGTTCGGTGCATCACCACCATCACTACACCCCTCCTGCCATGCAAGGTTCTTCTTTTCCTGGACAACTCCCTCCCATTGGCTACTCCTCATGGCCGCAGATGATGTCCTCTAATCCGATTGGACAAG GAATGGATGGCTTCCACAGCAGAGTCCCACTGGGTCTTTGA
- the c16h21orf58 gene encoding uncharacterized protein C21orf58 homolog isoform X4, with protein MNVIIWMKDRKQPSPQQEQHMLEELNRPHTWGGTRRRYRQDDGPWQQPMHIYQPPPQPPPPPPPPPPLQPQPPRIIQQMVPQQPATIIQQLPQQHPLITQISPPQASPPVKSGSIKEDMVELMLMQNAQMHQIIMHNMMLKAIPPMAFSPAGGAGSPATAPAPQYQSQPRQDSHLGAPIILKSDRPHGSSVHHHHHYTPPAMQGSSFPGQLPPIGYSSWPQMMSSNPIGQGGGYQPTVHHMTGPTTLPALNANGWLPQQSPTGSLSCGTYTWYCVLSLWDASELADSSFIHQNFRRVK; from the exons ATGAACGTGATCATCTGGATGAAAGATCGGAAACAGCCTTCTCCACAGCAA GAACAGCACATGCTTGAGGAGCTGAACCGGCCTCACACCTGGGGAGGGACACGGCGAAGGTACAGACAAGACGACGGTCCTTGGCAGCAGCCCATGCACATCTACCAGCCGCCTCCCCAACCACCGCCaccgcccccgcccccgcccccacTGCAGCCCCAGCCGCCACGCATCATCCAGCAGATG GTGCCTCAGCAGCCTGCAACAATCATCCAACAGCTGCCACAGCAACATCCACTCATCACACAGATCTCGCCCCCACAGGCTTCTCCACCAGTCAAATCTGGAAGCATCAAAGAAG ACATGGTAGAGCTGATGCTGATGCAGAATGCCCAGATGCACCAGATCATCATGCACAATATGATGCTGAAGGCCATTCCTCCCATGGCCTTCTCTCCTGCTGGAGGTGCTGGAAGCCCTGCAACTGCTCCTGCTCCCCAATACCAATCTCAGCCTAGACAG GACAGTCATTTGGGCGCTCCTATCATCCTGAAGTCAGATAGACCCCATGGAAGTTCGGTGCATCACCACCATCACTACACCCCTCCTGCCATGCAAGGTTCTTCTTTTCCTGGACAACTCCCTCCCATTGGCTACTCCTCATGGCCGCAGATGATGTCCTCTAATCCGATTGGACAAGGTGGTGGCTACCAGCCTACAGTGCATCACATGACTGGCCCCACCACACTCCCTGCCCTAAATGC GAATGGATGGCTTCCACAGCAGAGTCCCACTGGGTCTTTGAG TTGTGGCACCTATACATGGTACTGTGTCTTATCACTGTGGGATGCGTCTGAATTGGCAGATTCATCTTTCATACATCAGAACTTCAGAAGAGTGAAATGA
- the senp2 gene encoding sentrin-specific protease 2 isoform X2: protein MYEWIVNGFTSLLHNSRQKSGSRPGNESVPSGAATPSPAQRQNNHISPAKRNYQSIQGPDGTCEYLEIKRPRRDGVVSAVKKRLTAAAGFFRFHSPLTASRSENQKANGTDQVHPEVSSGVNDIQNNTFNNYNNRMELKLENKVETGSNNPEKTWENVHLKAAQIMTKQNVGDPHTCNADKNRYRNPRRSLQLLPTGLPRCGTLLSTENPSGQGHKPCLAVEEDLKESGREQYRLLVEMVSEKYSTHQQLPFSKAKQYISYQPKHLKPVVRNGTCDASAAFMRMRAKPCASVWTDDCMTRHNQDGRVQVNFRSSFKDCEERRVEGQPGEYKMVEDLLAKPDERQASSTSLRVSSDPDNPAMKPKLPVDLDLSAEVAKRLNLVDRELTISARPPISHSQQAAQSHRDSEEFPKFTQEMEQDIRKALGHSNPDTVVSSAFKLRITQRDLSTLRDHSWLNDEVINFYMNLLMTRSEQEGHCKVYAFSTFFFNKLCSGGHQAVRRWTKAVDLFEKDIVLVPLHLGVHWSLAVIDFRVKTVNYYDSMGQRKDDICRRLLHYLKEEFKIKKNKDLEVSKWTVASAKSTRHMPYFRKRMMWEVVNQKLL from the exons ATGTATGAATGGATAGTTAACGGCTTCACGTCGCTCTTGCACAACAGCAGGCAGAAGTCGGGGAGCCGGCCCGGGAACGAAAGCGTGCCGAGTGGCGCCGCGACTCCCTCTCCAGCGCAGCGGCAGAACAACCACATCAGCCCCGCCAAGAGGAACTACCAGAG TATCCAGGGTCCAGACGGCACCTGTGAATATTTGGAGATTAAAAGACCCAGAAGAG ATGGTGTTGTCAGTGCTGTCAAGAAAAGATTGACGGCCGCTGCAGGCTTTTTCAGGTTCCACAGTCCTCTGACTGCATCTCGCTCTGAAAACCAGAAGGCCAACGGCACCGATCAG GTTCATCCAGAAGTATCTTCTGGTGTCAATGACATTCAAAACAACACTTTCAATAATTACAACAACAGAATGGAGCTGAAGTTAG aAAATAAAGTCGAAACTGGAAGCAACAATCCAGAGAAGACCTGGGAGAATGTGCATCTGAAAGCGGCACAGATtatgacaaaacaaaa TGTGGGAGACCCACACACGTGCAATGCAGACAAGAACAGATACAGGAACCCCCGGCGATCTCTGCAGCTCCTGCCGACTGGACTGCCACGGTGCGGCACCCTCCTGTCCACAGAAAATCCATCCGGCCAGGGCCACAAACCCTGCCTGGCAGTGGAGGAG GATCTTAAAGAAAGTGGCAGAGAACAATACAGACTTTTAGTGGAGATGGTATCTGAGAAATACTCAACACATCAACAGTTGCCCTTCAGCAAGGCCAAACAGTATAT ATCTTATCAACCTAAGCATTTGAAGCCAGTCGTTCGAAACGGAACTTGCGACGCTTCAGCCGCGTTCATGCGAATGAGAG CCAAACCCTGTGCTTCAGTGTGGACAGATGACTGCATGACAAGGCACAACCAAGATGG AAGGGTTCAGGTCAACTTCCGCAGCTCCTTTAAAGACTGTGAAGAAAGGAGAGTGGAAGGCCAACCGGGGGAATATAAAATG GTGGAAGATTTGCTGGCAAAGCCTGACGAGAGGCAGGCCAGCTCGACATCGCTGCGCGTCAGCTCTGATCCAGATAATCCTGCAATG AAACCGAAACTACCCGTGGACTTGGACCTGTCTGCAGAGGTTGCGAAGCGATTGAACCTGGTGGACCGTGAGCTGACCATTTCTGCCCGACCTCCCATCTCCCATTCCCAACAAGCTGCCCAGAGCCACCGTGATTCAGAGGAGTTCCCGAAGTTTACGCAG gaaATGGAGCAGGATATCCGTAAAGCATTGGGCCACAGTAACCCTGATACAGTCGTCAGCAGTGCCTTCAAGCTGAGGATAACGCAGAGAGACCTCAGTACGCTGAGAGACCACAGCTGGCTCAACGACGAG GTAATCAATTTCTATATGAACCTCCTGATGACCCGTAGCGAGCAGGAGGGGCACTGCAAAGTCTACGCCTTCAGCACCTTTTTCTTCAACAAGCTGTGCTCGGGGGGGCACCAGGCAGTGCGGCGCTGGACCAAAGCAGTGGACTTGTTCGAGAAGGACATTGTTCTGGTGCCCTTGCATTTGGGAGTGCACTGGTCTTTAGCA GTGATAGACTTCAGAGTCAAGACTGTGAATTATTACGACTCCATGGGCCAAAGAAAAGATGACATTTGCAGACGTTTACT GCACTATCTAAAAGAAGAGTTCAAGATTAAGAAGAACAAAGATCTGGAAGTTTCCAAGTGGACGGTGGCCAGTGCCAAGTCAACA CGCCACATGCCCTACTTCAGAAAGAGGATGATGTGGGAGGTGGTGAACCAGAAGCTGCTGTGA
- the senp2 gene encoding sentrin-specific protease 2 isoform X1, giving the protein MYEWIVNGFTSLLHNSRQKSGSRPGNESVPSGAATPSPAQRQNNHISPAKRNYQSIQGPDGTCEYLEIKRPRRDGVVSAVKKRLTAAAGFFRFHSPLTASRSENQKANGTDQVHPEVSSGVNDIQNNTFNNYNNRMELKLENKVETGSNNPEKTWENVHLKAAQIMTKQNVGDPHTCNADKNRYRNPRRSLQLLPTGLPRCGTLLSTENPSGQGHKPCLAVEEDLKESGREQYRLLVEMVSEKYSTHQQLPFSKAKQYISYQPKHLKPVVRNGTCDASAAFMRMRAKPCASVWTDDCMTRHNQDGRVQVNFRSSFKDCEERRVEGQPGEYKMVEDLLAKPDERQASSTSLRVSSDPDNPAMKPKLPVDLDLSAEVAKRLNLVDRELTISARPPISHSQQAAQSHRDSEEFPKFTQEMEQDIRKALGHSNPDTVVSSAFKLRITQRDLSTLRDHSWLNDEVINFYMNLLMTRSEQEGHCKVYAFSTFFFNKLCSGGHQAVRRWTKAVDLFEKDIVLVPLHLGVHWSLAVIDFRVKTVNYYDSMGQRKDDICRRLLHYLKEEFKIKKNKDLEVSKWTVASAKSTEIPQQNNGSDCGVFACKYADYIARGWPLTFTQRHMPYFRKRMMWEVVNQKLL; this is encoded by the exons ATGTATGAATGGATAGTTAACGGCTTCACGTCGCTCTTGCACAACAGCAGGCAGAAGTCGGGGAGCCGGCCCGGGAACGAAAGCGTGCCGAGTGGCGCCGCGACTCCCTCTCCAGCGCAGCGGCAGAACAACCACATCAGCCCCGCCAAGAGGAACTACCAGAG TATCCAGGGTCCAGACGGCACCTGTGAATATTTGGAGATTAAAAGACCCAGAAGAG ATGGTGTTGTCAGTGCTGTCAAGAAAAGATTGACGGCCGCTGCAGGCTTTTTCAGGTTCCACAGTCCTCTGACTGCATCTCGCTCTGAAAACCAGAAGGCCAACGGCACCGATCAG GTTCATCCAGAAGTATCTTCTGGTGTCAATGACATTCAAAACAACACTTTCAATAATTACAACAACAGAATGGAGCTGAAGTTAG aAAATAAAGTCGAAACTGGAAGCAACAATCCAGAGAAGACCTGGGAGAATGTGCATCTGAAAGCGGCACAGATtatgacaaaacaaaa TGTGGGAGACCCACACACGTGCAATGCAGACAAGAACAGATACAGGAACCCCCGGCGATCTCTGCAGCTCCTGCCGACTGGACTGCCACGGTGCGGCACCCTCCTGTCCACAGAAAATCCATCCGGCCAGGGCCACAAACCCTGCCTGGCAGTGGAGGAG GATCTTAAAGAAAGTGGCAGAGAACAATACAGACTTTTAGTGGAGATGGTATCTGAGAAATACTCAACACATCAACAGTTGCCCTTCAGCAAGGCCAAACAGTATAT ATCTTATCAACCTAAGCATTTGAAGCCAGTCGTTCGAAACGGAACTTGCGACGCTTCAGCCGCGTTCATGCGAATGAGAG CCAAACCCTGTGCTTCAGTGTGGACAGATGACTGCATGACAAGGCACAACCAAGATGG AAGGGTTCAGGTCAACTTCCGCAGCTCCTTTAAAGACTGTGAAGAAAGGAGAGTGGAAGGCCAACCGGGGGAATATAAAATG GTGGAAGATTTGCTGGCAAAGCCTGACGAGAGGCAGGCCAGCTCGACATCGCTGCGCGTCAGCTCTGATCCAGATAATCCTGCAATG AAACCGAAACTACCCGTGGACTTGGACCTGTCTGCAGAGGTTGCGAAGCGATTGAACCTGGTGGACCGTGAGCTGACCATTTCTGCCCGACCTCCCATCTCCCATTCCCAACAAGCTGCCCAGAGCCACCGTGATTCAGAGGAGTTCCCGAAGTTTACGCAG gaaATGGAGCAGGATATCCGTAAAGCATTGGGCCACAGTAACCCTGATACAGTCGTCAGCAGTGCCTTCAAGCTGAGGATAACGCAGAGAGACCTCAGTACGCTGAGAGACCACAGCTGGCTCAACGACGAG GTAATCAATTTCTATATGAACCTCCTGATGACCCGTAGCGAGCAGGAGGGGCACTGCAAAGTCTACGCCTTCAGCACCTTTTTCTTCAACAAGCTGTGCTCGGGGGGGCACCAGGCAGTGCGGCGCTGGACCAAAGCAGTGGACTTGTTCGAGAAGGACATTGTTCTGGTGCCCTTGCATTTGGGAGTGCACTGGTCTTTAGCA GTGATAGACTTCAGAGTCAAGACTGTGAATTATTACGACTCCATGGGCCAAAGAAAAGATGACATTTGCAGACGTTTACT GCACTATCTAAAAGAAGAGTTCAAGATTAAGAAGAACAAAGATCTGGAAGTTTCCAAGTGGACGGTGGCCAGTGCCAAGTCAACA GAGATCCCTCAGCAAAACAACGGTAGTGACTGCGGGGTGTTTGCGTGTAAATACGCCGATTACATTGCACGAGGGTGGCCCCTCACTTTTACACAG CGCCACATGCCCTACTTCAGAAAGAGGATGATGTGGGAGGTGGTGAACCAGAAGCTGCTGTGA